The genomic DNA AAACGGGTCGAGCACTCCCAAAACTCGTAGGAACCGCGACGGTTCTAGGCCGGCCACTCGAAGAGGAGCCAGAAACCAGGAGAGAATGGGTCGCGTCCACAGAAAACAGATTATAACCCAGGCTCCCAGGGCCCCTGCCGACTTCAGCAGAGTCCAGCGGAGCTCTTCCAAATGGTCGAGAAGAGGTTTCGGTTCGTCTTTAGGAAGGCGCACAAGAGTGCTTGTAGTATTCTCCTCCGAGTGTGGTTCCGGCCTTTAGCGTAAGGATCATTCCCCCTTGGGATTCTCCTGTGGGAGCTTCTCGGGTACCGGTTCATTTGGAACGCCATAGTAGCGAAGACCCCATTGAATCTTGGGTCTCCCCCGCTCCCTACGCCAACGGTTGGTATCCCGCAGGGAATAGACGCATCCACAGTACTCCTGCTGATAGAATCGCTCTTCCTTGGCCAGCTCGATCATCCGTTGCGAGCCACCCTTCTTACGCCAGTTAAACGGCCAAAATTGTACCCCAGGACGGGACGCTGCCGCTCGAAGACCACTGGCATTCACTTGATCGATATCCTTCCATCGCGAAATCCCTAGACTGGTGGCAAATACTGGATAACCCATGGCCAACGCAAAATCCGCCGTCCGTTCCATTCTCAGATCAAAACACACCGTACACCGTTGACCCCGTTCCGGTTCCCACTCTAACCCCCGGGTTCGCTCCATCCACAGGGCCACCTCGTAATCCCCGTCCACACACGGGATACCTAGTTTCTCGGCAAAGCGCCAGTTTTCCTTTTTACGCAACTCATACTCCAGCCGGGGATGAATATTCGGGTTATAAAAGAATACACAAAGCTCAAACCCTTCTCCGGCCAAAGCCTCCAAAATC from Candidatus Methylacidithermus pantelleriae includes the following:
- a CDS encoding epoxyqueuosine reductase QueH, encoding MKHGWWKDWRLDPPGGHRKVLLHSCCAPCCGPILEALAGEGFELCVFFYNPNIHPRLEYELRKKENWRFAEKLGIPCVDGDYEVALWMERTRGLEWEPERGQRCTVCFDLRMERTADFALAMGYPVFATSLGISRWKDIDQVNASGLRAAASRPGVQFWPFNWRKKGGSQRMIELAKEERFYQQEYCGCVYSLRDTNRWRRERGRPKIQWGLRYYGVPNEPVPEKLPQENPKGE